The proteins below are encoded in one region of Oryzias melastigma strain HK-1 linkage group LG9, ASM292280v2, whole genome shotgun sequence:
- the LOC112137725 gene encoding tetratricopeptide repeat protein 16, producing the protein MDSSDKRKGKTARRQSLFSSAASEQRWDEEVKQLFENNKVLLSRTKNNRGAELQAGVIIQRRAAEHCSNGAQALLRAEYERAVVCFSKAVTLQPGQPQLYVSQAEALLQLCDFHSAAGLYRRASFLQPGAFDDRLAFILYMQGQCLFDQGLFLEALQAFSCAAEVKPGCRIYEVKRLACLAALGHHDDCVQLLNDWITECPTSDLYVLRARLHKVQNKTLQCYRDVTLALQLQPACPHAAALLLQLQEASEEARLQAVVRAVRGELREALCLSSVGLQNSPEDARLYLFRGTLYRRLKEFSAAMEDLVQAAELTEETGGGLESIAGTKSELKDSLKEEVKFQAALTFNDFAVQCSCRGLHAEAAQLLNQAIEKEKSQAALYLNRGDCFFRRGKWRLALADYQQAEEMLRPDDPAVKLRLGLVHSTLGSSYFQNEHFQEAADMFSLAVNYSPSVGEYYGGRAKAFQSLGDLRGAREACVCMLILDPSSSQVPPLLMNLFPGKNAADVLSGPEGQAAKVRLMERIRSWRSSSDPQRD; encoded by the exons GCCAGGAGGCAGAGCTTGTTCTCGTCTGCAGCATCCGAGCAGCGATGGGATGAAGAGGTCAAGCAGCTGtttgaaaacaacaaagtcCTCCTGTCCCGTACAAAGAACAACAGAGGAGCGGAGCTGCAAGCAGGGGTCATCATTCAGAGAAGAGCTGCAGAGCA CTGCTCAAACGGAGCCCAGGCGCTGCTGAGGGCAGAGTACGAGCGGGCCGTGGTCTGTTTCTCCAAGGCTGTCACTCTGCAGCCGGGGCAG CCTCAGCTGTATGTGAGTCAGGCTGAGGCCCTCCTGCAGCTCTGTGACTTCCATTCAGCGGCGGGTTTGTACAGGCGGGCCTCCTTTCTGCAGCCTGGAGCCTTTGATGACCGCTTGGCCTTCATCCTCTACATGCAG GGTCAATGTTTATTTGATCAAGGCCTTTTCCTTGAGGCTCTGCAGGCTTTCAGCTGCGCTGCAGAAGTGAAGCCAGGCTGCAGGATTTATGAAGTGAAGAG ACTTGCTTGTTTGGCAGCTCTGGGTCACCATGACGATTGTGTGCAGCTGCTGAACGACTGGATAACCGAGTGTCCCACATCTGACCTTTATGTCCTCAGAGCCCGGCTGCACAAAGTCCAGAACAAG ACGCTCCAGTGTTACCGTGACGTGACGCTggcgctgcagctgcagccagcATGTCCGCACGCTGCagccctgctgctgcagctgcaggaggcgAGTGAGGAGGCTCGGCTGCAGGCGGTGGTCAGAGCCGTGCGCGGGGAGCTGCGAGAGGCCCTCTGTCTGAGCAGCGTTGGCCTTCAGAACAGCCCTGAGGATGCACGCCTCTACCTGTTCAG AGGGACTCTGTATCGCCGTCTGAAGGAGTTCTCAGCAGCCATGGAGGATCTGGTCCAAGCGGCGGAGCTGACTGAAGAGACTGGAGGGGGTTTGGAGAGCATAGCAGGGACCAAGTCTGAGCTGAAGGACTCGCTAAAAGAAGAGGTGAAGTTTCAGGCGGCGCTGACCTTCAATGACTTTGCCGTCCAGTGTTCCTGCAGAGGCCTCCACGCTGAAGCTGCACAGCTTCTGAACCAGGCCATTGAGAAGGAGAAGAGCCAGGCGGCTCTGTACCTCAACCGAGGAG ACTGTTTCTTCAGGCGGGGAAAGTGGCGTTTGGCTCTGGCGGACTACCAGCAGGCCGAGGAGATGCTGCGTCCTGATGACCCCGCCGTGAAGCTCCGACTCGGCCTCGTCCACAGCACGCTAGGCTCCTCCTATTTCCAGAACGA GCACTTCCAGGAGGCAGCCGACATGTTCTCTTTGGCCGTCAACTACAGCCCCTCAGTTGGCGAGTATTACGGCGGCAGAGCGAAAGCCTTCCAAAGCCTGGGGGACCTGCGAGGGGCCAGGGAGGCCTGCGTCTGCATGCTCATCCTGGATCCCAGCAGCAGTCAG GTGCCTCCTTTGCTCATGAATTTGTTTCCTGGGAAAAACGCAGCAGATGTTTTGTCTGGTCCTGAGGGACAAGCAGCCAAAGTCCGTCTGATGGAGCGGATCCGGTCCTGGAGATCCTCCTCTGACCCTCAGAG GGACTGA